A window from Capricornis sumatraensis isolate serow.1 chromosome 5, serow.2, whole genome shotgun sequence encodes these proteins:
- the LOC138080309 gene encoding small ribosomal subunit protein uS8-like, producing MVRMNVLADALKSINNAKKRGKCQVLIRPCSKVIVRFLTVMMKHGYIGEFEIIDDHRAGKIVVNVTGRLNKCGVISPRFDVQLKDLEKWQNNLLPSRQFGFILLTTSASIMDHEEARQKHTEGKILGFFF from the coding sequence ATGGTGCGCATGAATGTCCTGGCTGATGCTCTCAAGAGTATCAACAATGCCAAAAAGAGAGGCAAATGCCAGGTCCTTATTAGGCCATGCTCCAAAGTCATCGTCAGGTTTCTAACAGTGATGATGAAGCATGGTTACATTGGCGAATTTGAAATCATTGATGATCACAGGGCTGGGAAAATTGTTGTGAACGTCACAGGCAGGCTGAATAAGTGTGGAGTGATTAGCCCCAGATTTGATGTGCAACTCaaagatctagaaaaatggcagaaTAACCTGCTCCCATCCCGTCAGTTTGGTTTCATTTTACTGACAACCTCAGCTAGCATCATGGATCATGAAGAAGCAAGACAAAAACATACAGAAGGGAAAATCCTTGGATTCTTTTTCTAG